In a genomic window of Microcoleus sp. AS-A8:
- a CDS encoding glycosyltransferase family 4 protein → MKLCIVTENVIKRNGQGRVNYEIAWEALRRGHPVTLVANRVAPELEQNSQVNWIFIPVKGVPTQLLSGVAFAWRSANWLRQHRPTVDVVMANGGITWAQGDLILVPFVHSAWLRSPLHTSRVRRDFYGAYQWLYTALNARWEKNAFHQAQVVVAVSHQVKKELLDIHVPEEKLRVLWCGVDLQEFSPGYSDRQKYDLPEQVPLALFVGDIRINRKNLDSVLRAMTRTPELQLAIMAAEDSSYPQLATELGLDTRIHFLEPQLPVSEVMRAVDFFVFPSRYEPYGLVVIEAMASGLPVITTVMTGAAEIVTPDCGIVLSDSEDIDALAKTLSTLVHDPELRKRMGTAARSVAEQHSWTSMAQTYVDIFEELSKK, encoded by the coding sequence ATGAAGCTCTGTATTGTTACGGAAAATGTCATTAAACGTAATGGTCAGGGCAGGGTCAATTACGAGATTGCCTGGGAAGCGTTGCGTCGCGGTCACCCGGTAACCTTGGTAGCAAATCGAGTAGCCCCAGAACTTGAGCAAAACAGCCAAGTCAACTGGATTTTTATTCCAGTCAAAGGAGTGCCGACGCAACTACTAAGCGGCGTTGCATTTGCTTGGCGCAGTGCCAACTGGTTGCGCCAACACCGCCCCACTGTGGATGTAGTCATGGCTAATGGCGGCATCACCTGGGCGCAGGGGGACTTAATCTTAGTACCATTCGTGCATAGCGCTTGGTTGCGCTCACCCTTACATACATCGCGAGTACGTCGAGATTTTTACGGTGCTTATCAGTGGCTCTACACGGCTCTGAATGCGCGTTGGGAAAAAAATGCCTTTCATCAAGCGCAAGTTGTCGTAGCAGTTTCTCACCAAGTCAAGAAGGAATTGTTAGATATCCATGTCCCGGAGGAGAAACTCCGAGTTCTTTGGTGTGGTGTCGATTTGCAGGAGTTTTCACCAGGGTATAGCGATCGCCAAAAATACGATTTGCCCGAGCAAGTTCCACTCGCACTGTTTGTGGGCGACATCCGCATCAATCGCAAGAACTTGGATAGCGTCCTCCGTGCTATGACCCGAACTCCCGAATTGCAGCTGGCTATCATGGCTGCTGAAGATAGCTCTTATCCTCAGCTAGCTACAGAACTCGGCTTAGATACGCGAATCCATTTCTTAGAACCCCAACTTCCTGTTTCAGAGGTCATGCGGGCGGTGGATTTCTTTGTCTTCCCGTCGCGTTACGAACCATATGGCTTGGTTGTCATTGAAGCGATGGCTTCCGGTTTACCTGTAATTACTACGGTAATGACGGGAGCGGCTGAAATCGTGACACCGGACTGCGGAATAGTCTTGTCTGACTCAGAAGACATTGACGCTCTGGCCAAGACACTCAGTACCCTTGTTCATGACCCCGAACTGAGAAAGCGTATGGGTACAGCTGCCCGAAGCGTAGCGGAGCAGCATAGCTGGACGAGTATGGCACAAACCTATGTCGATATATTTGAGGAGCTGAGTAAAAAATGA
- a CDS encoding glycosyltransferase family 2 protein codes for MTVTVLVPTYRRPQDLGRCLEALQKQTRPADEVLLVVRDSDTETWTLLKSLNFDSLCLRTVAVSVPGQVAALNTGLDAALGDIVAITDDDAAPHTDWLERIEAHFLADSRVGGVGGRDWVYHGTELENGAREVVGRVQWFGRTIGDHHLGVGEPREVEIFKGANMSFRKSAIANIRFDERLHGVGAQAHNDMAFCLTVKRVGWTLIYDPKVGIDHFPAQRFDDDQRYKFNQVAIINAVHNETLILLDYLSPVQRAVFLLWAILVGTRSTPGFVQWLRFLPREGALAGQKLLAVWRGRWQGWQTWRQGDRNSAPFSRKSSAYRSAQ; via the coding sequence ATGACCGTTACCGTCCTTGTCCCCACTTACCGCCGCCCACAAGACTTGGGGCGTTGCTTGGAGGCACTTCAAAAACAAACTCGACCCGCTGATGAGGTATTGTTGGTCGTTCGCGATAGCGATACGGAAACATGGACGCTCCTCAAATCGCTAAACTTCGATTCCTTGTGCCTGCGTACCGTAGCCGTGAGCGTTCCGGGGCAAGTTGCAGCCCTTAATACCGGTCTGGATGCCGCCCTGGGCGATATTGTTGCCATTACCGACGATGATGCCGCACCTCATACCGATTGGCTAGAACGCATCGAAGCGCACTTCCTAGCAGATAGCCGTGTGGGCGGTGTCGGTGGACGGGACTGGGTGTATCACGGTACCGAACTGGAAAATGGTGCGCGTGAGGTTGTGGGACGGGTACAGTGGTTCGGACGCACCATCGGCGACCATCATTTAGGCGTTGGTGAACCGCGTGAGGTGGAAATCTTCAAGGGGGCGAACATGAGCTTCCGCAAAAGTGCGATCGCCAATATCCGCTTTGACGAGCGCTTGCATGGCGTAGGTGCTCAGGCACACAACGATATGGCATTTTGTCTGACCGTGAAGCGAGTCGGTTGGACGCTGATCTACGACCCAAAAGTGGGCATCGATCACTTCCCAGCACAGCGTTTCGATGACGATCAGCGATACAAGTTTAATCAAGTCGCCATCATCAATGCCGTACACAATGAAACCTTAATCTTGCTAGACTACTTGTCCCCCGTACAACGTGCCGTGTTTCTCCTATGGGCGATATTGGTCGGAACGCGCAGTACGCCAGGTTTCGTTCAATGGTTGCGCTTTCTCCCTCGTGAAGGAGCGTTGGCAGGACAGAAGTTACTCGCCGTTTGGCGCGGACGCTGGCAGGGGTGGCAAACTTGGCGACAGGGCGATCGCAATTCAGCCCCTTTCTCAAGGAAATCCTCTGCCTATAGAAGCGCTCAATGA
- a CDS encoding O-antigen ligase domain-containing protein: MSYTKTPSRRSPLGSFRLSLQPAPAWTAILALAVITLLGSLAGAGSIMRLLFPLGAFAVGVILYRRYPILYLGFVWWLWFLTAWVRRIIDVRSGWVEPSPVLLAPFLATIVTVATLLRYLPKSYRIGGLPFVLSLTGVVYAVLIGVINSRYGLDHTIINVIAADNLTYTLSNVILRALDWATPILFSFHIFANWQHYPEYRQNIQRVFRWAVLILGVYGLVQYLMPLEWDRFWLANVAGGNFSFGRPEPLGMRVFSTMNSAAPFAQMMVAGLILVLADQGILRIFGAGFGFISLLLTLVRAAWGGWILGFLIFSSSLKAKLQMRLIVTVLAVGICAFPLTAVEPFSTVITSRVQSITNVQEDVSFQERTASYNRALSAAPYQYLGNGLGLPGLDSAFLDVILQMGWLGGIPYFGGLILILLKLPQCLKIKSDPFLIATTAISFASFGMLIFNNVFAGIQGVLFWSFIGISFAGHKYYQQQRTAPHTESLPMNLNQ, translated from the coding sequence ATGAGTTACACCAAGACACCTTCAAGACGCTCCCCCCTCGGAAGCTTTCGCCTGAGTCTGCAACCCGCTCCGGCTTGGACAGCAATACTAGCGCTCGCTGTTATTACATTGCTGGGAAGTCTGGCAGGTGCTGGCAGCATCATGCGCCTACTTTTTCCATTAGGAGCTTTCGCTGTCGGTGTAATCTTGTATCGACGGTACCCTATCCTCTATCTAGGTTTCGTTTGGTGGCTGTGGTTCCTAACGGCGTGGGTTCGCCGCATCATCGACGTTCGCAGTGGTTGGGTCGAGCCGAGTCCAGTACTGCTGGCACCTTTTTTGGCAACTATAGTAACTGTTGCTACCTTGCTGCGATACCTTCCCAAGTCGTACCGCATAGGGGGTCTACCCTTTGTTTTATCGTTAACGGGTGTAGTCTATGCCGTTCTCATTGGAGTGATTAACAGCAGGTACGGTCTCGATCACACCATTATTAACGTAATTGCAGCGGACAATTTGACTTACACCCTCAGCAACGTCATCTTGAGAGCGCTCGACTGGGCAACGCCTATCCTCTTCAGCTTCCACATCTTTGCCAATTGGCAACATTATCCCGAATACCGCCAAAACATTCAGCGTGTTTTCCGTTGGGCTGTTTTAATCTTGGGCGTTTACGGCCTAGTACAATACCTAATGCCACTGGAATGGGATAGATTCTGGTTGGCCAACGTGGCTGGAGGAAATTTTTCCTTCGGACGCCCCGAACCCTTGGGAATGCGCGTCTTTAGCACCATGAATTCAGCCGCACCCTTCGCGCAAATGATGGTGGCTGGTCTGATTTTAGTATTAGCTGACCAAGGAATTTTGCGGATTTTTGGTGCAGGATTTGGCTTTATATCGTTACTTCTAACGCTAGTACGTGCAGCTTGGGGAGGCTGGATTTTAGGATTTTTAATCTTCAGCTCTTCTCTAAAAGCGAAACTCCAAATGCGCTTAATCGTTACGGTTTTAGCTGTGGGAATTTGTGCCTTTCCCCTAACAGCTGTGGAGCCATTTTCTACAGTCATCACCTCCCGCGTGCAAAGCATCACGAACGTTCAGGAAGATGTTAGCTTTCAAGAAAGAACTGCAAGTTATAATAGAGCGCTAAGTGCAGCTCCCTATCAGTATTTGGGCAATGGATTGGGACTGCCTGGATTAGATAGTGCGTTCCTGGATGTAATTTTGCAAATGGGATGGTTAGGAGGTATTCCCTACTTTGGCGGACTTATTCTAATCTTATTAAAACTACCGCAATGCCTTAAAATAAAATCCGATCCGTTTTTAATCGCAACCACCGCTATTAGTTTCGCTTCATTTGGGATGCTGATTTTTAATAATGTATTTGCTGGCATCCAAGGCGTACTGTTTTGGAGTTTCATCGGTATTTCGTTTGCAGGGCATAAATATTATCAACAGCAACGTACAGCCCCACACACAGAGTCTTTACCAATGAATCTCAATCAATAA
- a CDS encoding glycosyltransferase family 4 protein, giving the protein MHIALTVGSFNQLGGIERVTVQLALGYRSLGHEVTIFATDWDAVYEDRFNFVKVNAPAKPMWLRTLTLPKETTCLLERGNYDLIHGQGTSTLAFDLLTFHTVHAAWLNVSVAEEGAWSVRGIAKRVYPFHRATIAMEQQQARTHKGLFHACSRAVREEAIKSYGVDPDRIHAVPWGVDLETFQPNPDVRAQERASWGVDDSTPVLLLVANEFNRKGLAVLLDAIAQLGRSDVQLIVVGRGNPEPYLPQIESLGLKKQVRFLGHRPVAPCYQAADLFVMPSTYEGWALVIGEALASGLPVITSRFAGSSDLIEHGKNGLILQDPRSVDEIAGTLHTALVPETRQAMAAAARQSVLHTTWLDVSRQLLELGTGVKQNPQASPAA; this is encoded by the coding sequence ATGCATATCGCACTTACTGTAGGTAGTTTTAATCAGTTGGGGGGTATCGAGCGAGTTACGGTTCAGCTCGCCTTGGGCTACCGCTCGCTAGGGCATGAGGTGACTATATTTGCTACCGACTGGGATGCTGTTTACGAAGACCGATTTAACTTTGTAAAAGTCAACGCTCCGGCAAAACCGATGTGGTTGCGGACTTTAACTCTGCCCAAAGAGACAACATGCCTTCTAGAGCGTGGAAACTATGACTTGATTCACGGTCAGGGAACCAGCACGCTCGCATTCGACCTGCTAACGTTTCATACAGTACATGCAGCTTGGCTTAACGTTTCTGTAGCGGAAGAAGGTGCTTGGTCTGTACGGGGGATAGCCAAGCGCGTCTATCCCTTTCATCGGGCAACGATCGCAATGGAACAGCAGCAAGCTCGAACCCACAAAGGCTTGTTTCATGCCTGTTCTCGTGCCGTGCGCGAGGAAGCGATTAAGTCTTACGGCGTCGATCCCGATCGCATTCACGCCGTTCCTTGGGGGGTAGACTTGGAAACATTCCAGCCTAACCCGGATGTCCGCGCTCAAGAACGGGCGAGTTGGGGTGTAGATGACTCGACTCCCGTGCTGCTATTGGTGGCTAACGAGTTTAACCGCAAGGGTCTTGCCGTCCTGCTCGATGCGATCGCGCAATTGGGACGCTCTGACGTGCAGTTAATCGTTGTGGGACGAGGTAACCCGGAACCCTATCTCCCCCAAATCGAGAGCTTAGGTTTAAAGAAACAGGTGCGTTTTTTAGGACATCGCCCTGTCGCTCCCTGCTATCAAGCCGCCGATTTGTTCGTCATGCCCTCAACCTACGAAGGCTGGGCACTGGTCATCGGTGAAGCGCTGGCTAGCGGGTTACCAGTCATCACATCCCGCTTTGCAGGGTCTTCCGATTTAATCGAACACGGAAAAAATGGTCTAATTTTACAAGACCCTCGCAGCGTGGACGAAATCGCGGGTACTTTGCATACAGCACTAGTTCCCGAAACCCGTCAGGCGATGGCGGCGGCGGCTCGTCAGAGCGTTCTGCACACCACTTGGCTCGACGTTAGTCGGCAGCTTTTGGAGTTAGGAACTGGTGTTAAACAAAATCCACAAGCAAGCCCAGCGGCTTGA
- a CDS encoding glycosyltransferase family 4 protein — MLNKIHKQAQRLESPYTLIQINVFELMSSSNGAGSMRLLIVSHPCVTPINQQFYAEVERDTGWELIIVTPSNWENEYGSQIVAERWHEYRGQLVNIPVWKSGNIPLHLYRSIFIPLLREFEPDAIYVHHEPYAAATAQVYLANRLSLRRPIGFYSAQNILKSYPPPFRQTEQAIFHSSQFAFPVSQSVEQVLHKKGCKEMTTVLPLGIDPEVYFPHPQAQKVADNLRRSEKEILIGYLGRISAEKGLKTLLYALKQLENLSWRLIVVGSGSYEAEFEAIAQNLQLQDRINRLGYVPHVEAPLYLSAFDVLVLPSETRPNWKEQFGRVIIEAIACGTPVVGSDSGEIPYLLQATGGGLTFPEGQPDALAEKLKQLIINSSLRSQLVGQSRPIVLQNYTNSSLAQRFAQTIEKAVRDKNRK; from the coding sequence GTGTTAAACAAAATCCACAAGCAAGCCCAGCGGCTTGAGTCTCCTTATACCCTGATTCAAATTAATGTCTTCGAGTTAATGTCTTCGAGCAATGGAGCTGGCTCAATGAGACTTTTGATCGTTAGCCATCCCTGCGTTACTCCAATCAACCAGCAATTTTATGCTGAAGTGGAACGGGACACAGGTTGGGAACTGATAATTGTCACGCCTTCCAATTGGGAAAACGAGTATGGCAGCCAAATCGTTGCTGAACGTTGGCATGAGTATCGAGGTCAACTAGTGAATATCCCGGTCTGGAAATCTGGTAATATTCCCCTCCACCTTTATCGCTCAATTTTTATACCACTGTTGAGAGAATTTGAGCCAGATGCCATCTACGTTCATCACGAACCCTATGCTGCTGCTACAGCGCAAGTCTACTTGGCGAATCGTCTGAGTTTGCGTAGACCGATTGGTTTCTATTCAGCACAAAATATTCTCAAGTCCTATCCTCCACCGTTTCGGCAGACCGAGCAAGCAATATTTCACAGCAGCCAGTTTGCGTTTCCCGTATCCCAAAGCGTAGAGCAGGTTTTGCACAAGAAGGGTTGCAAAGAAATGACAACCGTCTTACCCTTGGGGATTGACCCAGAGGTTTATTTTCCTCATCCCCAAGCACAGAAAGTTGCCGATAATTTACGCAGGAGCGAGAAAGAAATCCTTATAGGTTACCTAGGGCGAATTTCAGCGGAAAAGGGGCTTAAAACGCTCCTGTATGCTTTGAAGCAACTCGAAAATCTTTCCTGGCGGTTGATTGTCGTAGGATCTGGCTCTTACGAAGCGGAGTTTGAGGCGATCGCGCAAAATCTCCAGCTACAAGATCGAATTAACCGACTGGGCTACGTTCCTCATGTTGAAGCCCCCCTCTATCTTTCAGCATTCGACGTGCTAGTCTTGCCTTCAGAAACCCGTCCCAATTGGAAAGAACAGTTCGGTCGAGTGATTATTGAAGCGATCGCTTGTGGCACTCCCGTAGTAGGCTCAGATTCAGGTGAAATTCCGTATTTGCTTCAGGCTACGGGTGGAGGTTTAACCTTTCCAGAAGGACAGCCAGACGCTTTAGCCGAAAAATTGAAGCAACTAATTATCAATTCTTCATTGCGCTCGCAATTGGTCGGGCAAAGCAGACCTATTGTCCTACAAAATTACACAAATTCATCATTAGCCCAACGCTTTGCCCAAACGATTGAGAAAGCCGTTCGAGATAAAAATAGGAAGTAG
- a CDS encoding glycosyltransferase family 4 protein codes for MSDPAAASTSLLFVGLGWFPQSPGGVERYVYDLTRQLVAGQDRVELCGVGLPETQPESLTQLTNLAAPERPILQRLWSTRRNFLQRQMQHPDAINLHFALYSFPLMDILPKNVPITFTFHGPWALESQQEAASKLSVLIKQSLVEKYVYRRCDRFIVLSKAFGTILHQNYQVPWNKIHIIPGGVALNRFHSNLSRQEARTQLSWPQDRVILFTPRRLVNRMGLDKLLIVLSKIKPKIPDIWLAIAGKGPLRDSLEQQATELGLNDHVKFLGFLPDDQLPIAYQAADLTIMPSQSLEGFGLAIVESLASGTPALCTPVGGMPEVIANFSPDLITASSEVTDIAERLEAALTGKILMPSRTACREYAVAHFDWQNITQQIRQVLLA; via the coding sequence ATGAGTGACCCTGCTGCCGCATCTACCTCTCTTCTATTTGTAGGACTCGGATGGTTTCCCCAGTCGCCTGGGGGAGTGGAAAGATATGTTTACGACCTAACTCGTCAGCTGGTAGCGGGTCAAGATCGAGTTGAATTGTGTGGTGTTGGTTTACCGGAAACTCAACCGGAATCTCTCACCCAACTCACTAACCTCGCTGCACCAGAACGTCCAATTTTGCAGCGTCTTTGGTCTACTCGGCGCAATTTTTTGCAGAGGCAAATGCAACACCCCGATGCCATTAACTTGCATTTCGCCCTGTATAGTTTTCCTCTGATGGATATATTACCCAAAAACGTCCCAATTACTTTTACCTTTCACGGGCCTTGGGCATTAGAAAGTCAGCAAGAAGCGGCAAGTAAGTTGAGTGTTTTGATTAAGCAATCGTTAGTTGAAAAATACGTTTATCGTCGTTGCGATCGCTTCATCGTCCTAAGCAAAGCATTTGGCACTATTTTGCATCAAAACTATCAAGTTCCTTGGAACAAAATCCACATTATTCCCGGTGGCGTAGCTCTAAATCGGTTTCACTCCAACTTATCACGTCAAGAAGCCCGTACCCAGCTTAGCTGGCCTCAAGATCGCGTTATTTTATTTACTCCCCGTCGCTTAGTTAATCGCATGGGACTTGACAAATTGCTGATTGTTTTATCTAAAATCAAGCCAAAGATTCCCGATATTTGGCTTGCGATCGCGGGAAAAGGCCCGTTAAGGGATTCCCTGGAACAGCAAGCTACGGAATTAGGACTGAACGACCATGTCAAATTTCTCGGTTTTTTACCAGATGACCAGTTACCCATAGCTTACCAAGCCGCTGACCTAACGATAATGCCCAGCCAATCGTTAGAAGGATTTGGCTTAGCCATCGTGGAATCCTTAGCGTCCGGAACTCCAGCACTGTGTACGCCAGTTGGGGGAATGCCGGAAGTCATCGCCAATTTCTCTCCCGATTTAATTACTGCTTCTTCTGAGGTAACAGATATTGCAGAACGATTAGAAGCGGCGCTGACTGGAAAAATATTAATGCCGTCTCGAACCGCCTGCCGCGAGTACGCAGTTGCACATTTCGATTGGCAGAACATCACTCAGCAGATTCGACAAGTTTTATTAGCATAA
- a CDS encoding YdcF family protein, translating into MFDSSLCDRPIPEHPFFIDWLRFEWLNKPLLIVLILLAFLGLGWVIYNTRWRRWFKSPKVIALLFVGTATLPLLVVFLAVKGLVVFLPPDPGTQTEAIVILGRGPLLERQRLDLAAELWQAKRAPLIFASGRGDADRMVEQLEKTGIPQRSLDGETCSLTTWENAIFTSAILQARGIRRILLITDSPHMLRSLLVYRANGFTVIPRTSGIPSFFYGKRGKAFLYLKEYPGLISYALRGLFDPQRSPQPDSPDLANLLRDAQQYGQLGIGTGER; encoded by the coding sequence ATGTTTGATTCATCTTTGTGCGATCGCCCAATTCCCGAACATCCTTTTTTCATCGATTGGTTGAGGTTTGAATGGCTCAACAAACCTCTGCTAATAGTTCTAATTCTCTTAGCTTTCCTCGGTCTTGGCTGGGTTATTTACAATACGCGATGGAGACGTTGGTTCAAGAGTCCAAAAGTAATTGCCTTGTTGTTTGTTGGCACAGCAACTCTACCACTATTGGTTGTCTTTTTAGCAGTTAAAGGACTCGTTGTATTTCTTCCACCTGATCCGGGCACACAAACCGAGGCAATTGTCATATTGGGGCGAGGCCCCTTACTTGAGAGACAACGACTCGATCTGGCTGCCGAACTATGGCAAGCTAAACGAGCACCGCTAATTTTTGCTAGCGGTAGGGGTGATGCTGACAGAATGGTTGAGCAACTGGAAAAAACAGGCATTCCTCAGCGTTCGCTAGATGGTGAAACTTGCTCGTTAACCACCTGGGAAAATGCCATTTTCACATCAGCCATCCTACAAGCGCGAGGGATTCGGCGAATTCTGTTAATTACGGACTCGCCGCATATGTTGCGATCGCTACTGGTATACCGCGCTAATGGTTTTACCGTGATTCCCCGTACAAGTGGCATACCCTCTTTCTTTTACGGCAAGAGAGGAAAAGCCTTTCTTTACCTAAAAGAATACCCAGGACTCATCAGTTATGCCCTACGAGGACTATTTGATCCGCAGCGATCACCTCAACCAGATAGTCCCGATCTCGCAAACTTATTACGAGACGCTCAACAATACGGTCAATTGGGAATTGGCACAGGAGAAAGATAA